Below is a window of Planococcus rifietoensis DNA.
AGCTCGAGCGATTATTCCGCTATGCGGATTCACTCGGCTTGGAAATCCTCGTGGAAGTGCATGATGCAGTAGAGCTGGAAAAAGCTGTTGCGCTCGGTGCGAAATTGATCGGCGTCAACAACCGCAATTTAAAAACTTTTGAAGTATCCTTGGAGCGGACGGCGGAGTTGGCTGAGAAATTTGCATTCGACAGCGGCTCGGTGCTAATCAGCGAGAGTGGCATGAACGATACGGCGGATGCGCACAAAGCTTACGAACTCGGCGCACAAGGTGTATTGGTCGGGGAAGCGTTGATGCGTTCGGAAAATCCGGCAGCCTGGATTCGCCAAGCCACAGGACAGGAGGCAGCGCAATGACACGTGTTAAAATCTGTGGATTGATGGAAGAGCAACATGTTAAAGCCGCATCACAAGCGGATGCAATCGGATTTGTCTTTGCCCCAAGCAAACGGCGCGTATCGATCGAACGGGCACAAGAGTTATCGCGTCTCGCAAATAATGACATGCAGCGAATCGGCGTATTCGTCAATGCTTCATACGAAGAAATCGAAAATGCCGTTAAGACGGTGCCATTGACGATGGTGCAATTACACGGCGATGAACCGGATGAATTAATACAGCGCATCGAAGTGCCGGTCATTCAGGCCTTCTCGATCCGCACGCCGGACGATGTAGAAAAGCTGAACAACTCGATTGCGGATTATATATTGGTCGATGCACCAGGCACCGACTACCGCGGAGGCAGCGGGCAAGTGTTTGATTGGAGCCTTTTGGAAAACGCGAATTTGGATCATAGCCGCCTCATTTTAGCAGGTGGATTAAATAGAGACAACGTGCAAGCGGCCATCAGCCAAACCGCTCCGTTCATGGTTGATGTATCGAGCGGCGTGGAAACCGATGGCCGAAAAGACGAAGCAAAAATCCAGCAATTCATACTACAGGCAAAGGGTGATTCGATGGAGAGAACAAAAGAAAAGACAATAGATCCAGTAGGATTTTTCGGCCGATACGGCGGACAATTTGTGCCGGAAACTTTGATGAAAGCCGTTAAAGAGTTGGAAGCGGCTTATGAAGATGCGAAGAACGACGCGGAGTTCCAAAAGGAATATCATCATTATTTAAGTGAATACGTTGGCCGTGAGCAGCCGCTGACCTTTGCTGCACGCATGACTGAAGCGTGGGGCGGGCCGAAAATTTATTTGAAGCGTGAAGATTTGAACCATACCGGTGCCCATAAGGTAAACAATGCCATTGGCCAAGCGCTGCTCGCACAGCGCATGGGCAAGCGTAAAATCGTTGCCGAAACCGGAGCCGGCCAGCACGGTGTAGCGACGGCTACCATTTGCGCCTTGTTCGATTTGGACTGTGTCGTGTTCATGGGCGAAGAAGACATCAAACGCCAGCAGCTCAATGTGTTCCGCATGAAATTATTGGGCGCGCGAGTGGAAAGTGTCTCGAAAGGCAGCGGCACATTAAAAGACGCTGTAAATGAAGCGCTGCGCTACTGGGTCACCAATGTCGAAGATACCCATTATTTGATCGGATCGGCACTAGGGCCACATCCGTTCCCAACGATGGTGCGTGATTTCCAAAGCGTCATCGGCAAGGAAACAAAGCGCCAAATCCTTGATAAGGAAGGGCGGCTTCCGGATGCCATCGTGGCATGTGTCGGAGGCGGATCCAACGCTATCGGTATGTTCCACCCGTTCGTAAGTGATGAAAAAGTGCGCTTAATCGGAGCAGAAGCAGCAGGAGAAGGTGTCGATACCGAACGCCATGCTGCGACTTTGACAAAAGGCTCAGAAGGCGTACTCCACGGGGCGATGATGAAAATTTTGCAAGACGATGCCGGGCAAGTGCAGGAAGCACATTCGATTTCCGCTGGACTTGATTACCCAGGCATTGGGCCGGAGCATGCGCATCTGGCAGATAGTGGACGCGTTACTTATCAGGCCATCACGGATGATGAGGCGCTCGCATCAGTCATTGAAATGTCCCGCCTTGAAGGCATCATTCCCGCTTTGGAATCTGCCCACGCGGTAGCAGAAGCGAAAAAACAAGCGCAGTCGATGACAGCGGATGAGTTGCTCGTCATTTGCGTATCGGGCAGAGGCGATAAAGATATGGCGACGTACGCAGAAAAAATGGAGGGGCTGTCATGAAACAATTAGCAGAACTGAAACAAGCAGGCCATAAAGCCTTTGTCGCCTATATCATGGCAGGCGATGGCGGAATTAAAAAGCTAGGCGAGCAGATCCAGCATCTGCAAGAGCGCGGGGTCACGGCGATTGAAGTCGGCATCCCGTTCTCGGACCCGGTCGCTGATGGCCCGACGATCGAAGCAGCGGGGAACCGTGCGCTTGCTGAAGGCATCACGTTAGAAAAAGTGCTTGATGAAATGCAGCGCTTTGATTTCGAAGTGAAAGTACCGCTCATCATCATGACGTATTTGAATCCGGTCATTCGCTTCGGAGCGGAGCGTTTTACACAGGAAGCGAAAAAAGCGGGGGCATCAGGCGTCATCATTCCGGACTTGCCGTTTGAGCATCGGCAATTGATCGAACCGTTCGCAAAACAACAGGAACTTGTGCTGATCCAGCTCGTC
It encodes the following:
- the trpA gene encoding tryptophan synthase subunit alpha; amino-acid sequence: MKQLAELKQAGHKAFVAYIMAGDGGIKKLGEQIQHLQERGVTAIEVGIPFSDPVADGPTIEAAGNRALAEGITLEKVLDEMQRFDFEVKVPLIIMTYLNPVIRFGAERFTQEAKKAGASGVIIPDLPFEHRQLIEPFAKQQELVLIQLVTLTTIDSRLEEILKQAEGFVYAVTVTGITGSRDELAEEVGAFTRKVRELSPVPVYAGFGISKESHVEMLRDDVDGFIVGSAIVQAFHEGRIEDVEPLIDAVTAPHSV
- the trpB gene encoding tryptophan synthase subunit beta translates to MTRVKICGLMEEQHVKAASQADAIGFVFAPSKRRVSIERAQELSRLANNDMQRIGVFVNASYEEIENAVKTVPLTMVQLHGDEPDELIQRIEVPVIQAFSIRTPDDVEKLNNSIADYILVDAPGTDYRGGSGQVFDWSLLENANLDHSRLILAGGLNRDNVQAAISQTAPFMVDVSSGVETDGRKDEAKIQQFILQAKGDSMERTKEKTIDPVGFFGRYGGQFVPETLMKAVKELEAAYEDAKNDAEFQKEYHHYLSEYVGREQPLTFAARMTEAWGGPKIYLKREDLNHTGAHKVNNAIGQALLAQRMGKRKIVAETGAGQHGVATATICALFDLDCVVFMGEEDIKRQQLNVFRMKLLGARVESVSKGSGTLKDAVNEALRYWVTNVEDTHYLIGSALGPHPFPTMVRDFQSVIGKETKRQILDKEGRLPDAIVACVGGGSNAIGMFHPFVSDEKVRLIGAEAAGEGVDTERHAATLTKGSEGVLHGAMMKILQDDAGQVQEAHSISAGLDYPGIGPEHAHLADSGRVTYQAITDDEALASVIEMSRLEGIIPALESAHAVAEAKKQAQSMTADELLVICVSGRGDKDMATYAEKMEGLS